One Megalops cyprinoides isolate fMegCyp1 chromosome 17, fMegCyp1.pri, whole genome shotgun sequence DNA window includes the following coding sequences:
- the LOC118792042 gene encoding toll-like receptor 5 — protein MPNRNTMRNSCVLIVLGVYLLVEKRASACRISGQLAFCDFLFLRHVPALPSYVTRVSLSNNYIGEVNETSFDGLEQLEVLYLGSQLTKTLIVKNNAFRQLSNLTYLYLGGNKALILEPDAFVGLTHLRNLVLLYNGLDESILKGKYLQPLVSLETLDLYGNEIKRIQPGLFFRNMTKFHELNMTLNRADSVCEQDLLGFQGKHFSLLKLSSTSLIGMTSDGFDWKKCGNPFRNISFRVLDLSGNSFNEKSMRLFFNETQGTKIHHLILSSNPMGRSIGYNNLKDPDMQTFEGLRSSSVEILDLSRNFIFSLDSSVFSPLKEVKEIILSYNKINQIKRNAFLGLEHLQKLNLSNNLIGEIYPYTFENLPNVVEIDLSNNHIGAVVYKSFSMLPRLAILNLFGNAITALHTFATLSSLQVLQLGDNKLSSLYGLSAFANTSFIELSKNRLRDLKELYGILATLPDVQYISLRHNMLSVCYPVHSVPPQNNLTYLELQHNALQLIWASGACLDVFDNLGKLQYLSLSNNLLQSPLPNDIFKGLHSLKVMDLSSNFLTYLPHDIFPENLKGLYLSHNILGSPDPNAFHTISVINLGTNPCLCDCNLKDLLSKSHSESPCTKVT, from the exons ATGCCGAACAG GAACACAATGAGGAACAGCTGTGTGCTTATTGTCCTTGGTGTCTACCTTCTGGTAGAGAAGCGGGCTTCAGCTTGTCGAATCAGTGGACAGTTAGCGTTCTGTGATTTTCTGTTTCTACGCCACGTTCCAGCATTGCCCTCTTACGTTACCAGAGTGTCTCTCAGCAACAACTACATTGGTGAAGTCAATGAAACATCCTTCGATGGATTGGAGCAGCTAGAGGTGTTATACCTTGGGTCACAACTGACCAAAACACTAATTGTGAAGAACAATGCGTTTCGACAACTTTCAAACTTGACATATCTCTATTTAGGAGGCAACAAGGCTCTTATTCTTGAGCCTGATGCATTTGTGGGTCTGACCCATTTAAGGAATCTTGTTTTATTGTATAATGGTCTCGATGAATCTATTCTGAAAGGCAAATACCTGCAACCCCTTGTGTCACTTGAAACTCTTGACCTTTATGGCAACGAAATCAAAAGAATTCAACCTGGTCTTTTCTTCCGAAATATGACAAAGTTCCACGAGCTGAACATGACCCTGAACAgagctgacagtgtgtgtgaacaggATCTGCTTGGTTTTCAGGGAAAACACTTCAGCCTCCTTAAACTGTCCAGCACTTCTCTGATAGGCATGACCTCAGATGGTTTTGACTGGAAGAAATGTGGAAATCCTTTCAGAAACATATCTTTTAGAGTGCTAGATTTGTCAGGGAATTCATTTAATGAGAAAAGCATGCGCctttttttcaatgaaacacAGGGGACTAAGATTCATCACCTCATTCTCTCCTCTAATCCAATGGGAAGATCAATTGGGTACAACAACCTGAAAGATCCTGACATGCAAACATTTGAAGGCCTCAGAAGTAGTTCTGTTGAAATTCTAGATTTATCCAGAAACTTCATCTTTTCCCTTGACTCTTCAGTATTCAGTCCTCTGAAGGAAGTCAAAGAGATCATATTGTCttacaataaaattaatcagATTAAGAGGAATGCATTTTTGGGACTTGAGCATTTACAAAAGCTCAACCTCTCAAACAACCTCATTGGTGAAATTTATCcatatacatttgaaaatctACCAAATGTAGTTGAAATAGACTTGTCAAACAACCATATTGGTGCAGTTGTATACAAATCCTTCAGCATGCTTCCCAGGTTAGCCATCTTAAATCTCTTTGGAAATGCCATCACTGCCCTCCATACATTTGCAACACTATCCAGTCTGCAAGTGCTTCAATTAGGTGATAATAAACTGTCATCTTTGTACGGCCTGTCTGCCTTTGCCAACACGTCCTTCATTGAATTATCTAAAAACAGACTGAGGGATCTTAAAGAATTGTATGGCATCCTTGCCACACTACCTGACGTGCAGTATATTTCACTTCGGCACAATATGTTATCAGTGTGTTACCCTGTCCATTCTGTGCCGccacaaaataatttaacataCTTGGAGCTGCAGCACAATGCTCTGCAGTTGATATGGGCATCAGGAGCTTGCTTAGATGTATTTGACAACCTTGGAAAACTCCAATATCTCTCTTTAAGCAATAATTTACTCCAGTCTCCCCTcccaaatgacatttttaaaggtcTGCACTCTCTGAAGGTAATGGACCTTTCTTCCAACTTTCTCACATATCTTCCGCATGATATTTTCCCAGAAAACCTCAAAGGTCTATATCTATCCCATAATATCCTGGGTTCTCCTGATCCAAATGCTTTCCATACGATAAGTGTCATCAACCTTGGCACGAATCCATGCTTGTGTGACTGCAATTTAAAGGATTTGTTATCAAAGAGCCATTCTGAATCACCCTGTACTAAAGTGACTTAA